The following are encoded together in the Mastacembelus armatus chromosome 6, fMasArm1.2, whole genome shotgun sequence genome:
- the LOC113133549 gene encoding solute carrier organic anion transporter family member 1C1-like isoform X3 encodes MYFDVFWDFLDCHAAFHHWPSHWYFVRSYKIETSVRASMNSTNSLSPCPASSPESNRAGCERESSISMWIYVFLGNVLRGIGETPVQPLGISYIDDYTQSENTALYIGCVQTISIIGPVFGYLLGSLCAKIYVDIGYVDMETVTITPADARWVGAWWLGYLITGAISLMSAVPFWFLPKSLPMPVDKHDTSCIPEQTRFIKDSPTMEHKFRPEEPANLHQMAKDFVPTLKNLLGNPVYILYLCVTIIQFNSLIGMVTYKPKYIEQHYGQSASKANFLMGMINIPAVALGMFSGGVVMKKYKLGVMGAAKFAFGTSLLGYFLSLFFLAMGCENSKVAGITVSYTGVEGLSYQERSLLSDCNSGCLCSKKEWDPVCGENGITYVSPCLAGCTSSSGSGRNTVFDNCRCVALADTHTGNLTATLGQCPTRDSCDNIFPYFLALSVLSSFIISLGGTPGFVLLIRCIKPELKSLALGIHTLATRTLVTSHLNCTTAGIPAPIYFGAIIDTTCLKWGYKMCGGRGACRIYNTTAYRIVYLGLTLGLRTVSFFFCILCFALLKRHVKREEKNALTNGSAELESLKKEENSSIQCEQFTLASDCSPDRETHL; translated from the exons ATGTATTTTGATGTCTTTTGGGACTTTCTTGATTGCCATGCCGCATTTCATCATTGGCCG TCACATTGGTATTTTGTACGCAGCTATAAGATTGAAACATCAGTTAGAGCTTCAATGAATTCAACCAATAGCCTCTCTCCATGTCCAGCAAGCTCACCTGAGTCCAACAGGGCAG GCTGTGAGCGGGAGTCCAGTATTTCAATGTGGATCTATGTGTTTCTGGGAAATGTCCTGCGTGGGATTGGAGAGACTCCAGTACAGCCTTTGGGAATTTCTTACATTGATGATTATACCCAGTCTGAGAATACTGCCCTATATATTG GTTGTGTTCAAACCATATCGATTATTGGCCCTGTCTTTGGGTACCTGCTGGGGTCACTCTGTGCCAAAATCTACGTTGACATTGGTTATGTGGACATGG AGACAGTGACTATTACCCCTGCAGATGCACGCTGGGTTGGGGCATGGTGGCTCGGATACCTCATTACCGGTGCCATTAGTCTCATGTCTGCTGTTCCTTTCTGGTTTCTACCCAAATCACTGCCAATGCCTGTGGATAAACATGATACCAGCTGCATCCCAGAGCAGACCCGGTTTATCAAAGATTCCCCAACCATGGAGCATAAGTTCAGACCCGAGGAGCCAGCTAATTTACATCAGATGGCCAAGG ATTTTGTGCCAACATTGAAGAATCTGCTTGGAAATCCTGTTTATATCCTCTACTTATGTGTGACAATCATTCAGTTCAATTCTCTCATTGGGATGGTCACGTACAAACCTAAATACATTGAGCAACACTATGGCCAGTCAGCATCAAAGGCCAATTTTCTCATGG GCATGATTAACATCCCAGCTGTGGCCCTTGGGATGTTCTCTGGAGGGGTTGTCATGAAGAAGTACAAGCTGGGTGTAATGGGAGCAGCTAAATTTGCCTTTGGGACATCCCTGCTGGGCTACTTTCTGTCACTCTTTTTCTTAGCCATGGGATGTGAGAACTCCAAGGTGGCAGGCATCACTGTTTCATACACTGG AGTGGAAGGCTTGTCTTATCAGGAACGTTCTCTCTTGTCCGACTGTAATTCGGGTTGCTTGTGCTCAAAAAAAGAGTGGGATCCAGTGTGCGGAGAGAATGGGATCACCTATGTATCCCCTTGCTTGGCTGGATGCACTTCCTCCTCTGGATCTGGCAGAAACACG GTGTTTGACAATTGCAGGTGTGTGGCACTGGCTGACACCCATACAGGAAACCTGACGGCTACTTTGGGCCAGTGTCCAACCAGGGACAGCTGTGACAacatttttccatatttcctgGCTCTCTCTGTCCTCAGTTCCTTCATCATCTCTCTCGGAGGAACACCTGGCTTTGTGCTGCTCATCAG GTGCATTAAACCTGAGCTGAAATCCCTTGCACTCGGAATCCACACGTTAGCCACTCGCACACTTG taacAAGTCATTTAAATTGCACGACAGCTGGAATACCGGCCCCTATATACTTCGGAGCCATAATCGATACAACCTGCCTCAAATGGGGATACAAGATGTGTGGTGGAAGAGGAGCATGCAGGATATATAACACTACAGCTTACAG GATAGTGTACCTGGGTCTGACACTTGGCTTGAGGACAGTCTCCTTCTTCTTTTGCATTTTATGCTTTGCTCTCCTCAAAAGACATGTtaagagggaggagaaaaatgCTCTGACCAATGGGAGTGCAGAGCTGGAATCACTTAAGAAAGAGGAGAACAGTTCCATACAATGTGAACAGTTTACACTGGCCTCAGACTGCAGCCCTGACAGAGAAACTCACTTGTGA
- the LOC113133549 gene encoding solute carrier organic anion transporter family member 1C1-like isoform X1, producing the protein MKTMDNTGAGSWTLDNNPSSSAVKNSCHPNLKVFLAALSFAYFAKALSGSYMKSTITQLERRFDIPSYLIGIIDGSFEIGNLLVIAFVSYFGAKLHRPKIIAIGCILMSFGTFLIAMPHFIIGRYKIETSVRASMNSTNSLSPCPASSPESNRAGCERESSISMWIYVFLGNVLRGIGETPVQPLGISYIDDYTQSENTALYIGCVQTISIIGPVFGYLLGSLCAKIYVDIGYVDMETVTITPADARWVGAWWLGYLITGAISLMSAVPFWFLPKSLPMPVDKHDTSCIPEQTRFIKDSPTMEHKFRPEEPANLHQMAKDFVPTLKNLLGNPVYILYLCVTIIQFNSLIGMVTYKPKYIEQHYGQSASKANFLMGMINIPAVALGMFSGGVVMKKYKLGVMGAAKFAFGTSLLGYFLSLFFLAMGCENSKVAGITVSYTGVEGLSYQERSLLSDCNSGCLCSKKEWDPVCGENGITYVSPCLAGCTSSSGSGRNTVFDNCRCVALADTHTGNLTATLGQCPTRDSCDNIFPYFLALSVLSSFIISLGGTPGFVLLIRCIKPELKSLALGIHTLATRTLVTSHLNCTTAGIPAPIYFGAIIDTTCLKWGYKMCGGRGACRIYNTTAYRIVYLGLTLGLRTVSFFFCILCFALLKRHVKREEKNALTNGSAELESLKKEENSSIQCEQFTLASDCSPDRETHL; encoded by the exons ATGAAGACAATGGATAACACAGGCGCAGGCAGCTGGACTTTGGACAACAacccttcttcctctgcagtgaAAAACTCCTGCCATCCAAATCTAAAG GTGTTCCTTGCAGCCTTGTCCTTTGCCTATTTTGCCAAGGCTTTATCTGGCAGCTACATGAAGAGCACAATCACACAACTAGAAAGACGATTTGACATCCCTAGTTATCTGATCGGCATTATAGATGGGAGCTTTGAAATAG GGAATTTGTTGGTGATTGCCTTTGTGAGCTATTTTGGTGCCAAACTCCATAGACCCAAGATCATAGCAATCGGATGTATTTTGATGTCTTTTGGGACTTTCTTGATTGCCATGCCGCATTTCATCATTGGCCG CTATAAGATTGAAACATCAGTTAGAGCTTCAATGAATTCAACCAATAGCCTCTCTCCATGTCCAGCAAGCTCACCTGAGTCCAACAGGGCAG GCTGTGAGCGGGAGTCCAGTATTTCAATGTGGATCTATGTGTTTCTGGGAAATGTCCTGCGTGGGATTGGAGAGACTCCAGTACAGCCTTTGGGAATTTCTTACATTGATGATTATACCCAGTCTGAGAATACTGCCCTATATATTG GTTGTGTTCAAACCATATCGATTATTGGCCCTGTCTTTGGGTACCTGCTGGGGTCACTCTGTGCCAAAATCTACGTTGACATTGGTTATGTGGACATGG AGACAGTGACTATTACCCCTGCAGATGCACGCTGGGTTGGGGCATGGTGGCTCGGATACCTCATTACCGGTGCCATTAGTCTCATGTCTGCTGTTCCTTTCTGGTTTCTACCCAAATCACTGCCAATGCCTGTGGATAAACATGATACCAGCTGCATCCCAGAGCAGACCCGGTTTATCAAAGATTCCCCAACCATGGAGCATAAGTTCAGACCCGAGGAGCCAGCTAATTTACATCAGATGGCCAAGG ATTTTGTGCCAACATTGAAGAATCTGCTTGGAAATCCTGTTTATATCCTCTACTTATGTGTGACAATCATTCAGTTCAATTCTCTCATTGGGATGGTCACGTACAAACCTAAATACATTGAGCAACACTATGGCCAGTCAGCATCAAAGGCCAATTTTCTCATGG GCATGATTAACATCCCAGCTGTGGCCCTTGGGATGTTCTCTGGAGGGGTTGTCATGAAGAAGTACAAGCTGGGTGTAATGGGAGCAGCTAAATTTGCCTTTGGGACATCCCTGCTGGGCTACTTTCTGTCACTCTTTTTCTTAGCCATGGGATGTGAGAACTCCAAGGTGGCAGGCATCACTGTTTCATACACTGG AGTGGAAGGCTTGTCTTATCAGGAACGTTCTCTCTTGTCCGACTGTAATTCGGGTTGCTTGTGCTCAAAAAAAGAGTGGGATCCAGTGTGCGGAGAGAATGGGATCACCTATGTATCCCCTTGCTTGGCTGGATGCACTTCCTCCTCTGGATCTGGCAGAAACACG GTGTTTGACAATTGCAGGTGTGTGGCACTGGCTGACACCCATACAGGAAACCTGACGGCTACTTTGGGCCAGTGTCCAACCAGGGACAGCTGTGACAacatttttccatatttcctgGCTCTCTCTGTCCTCAGTTCCTTCATCATCTCTCTCGGAGGAACACCTGGCTTTGTGCTGCTCATCAG GTGCATTAAACCTGAGCTGAAATCCCTTGCACTCGGAATCCACACGTTAGCCACTCGCACACTTG taacAAGTCATTTAAATTGCACGACAGCTGGAATACCGGCCCCTATATACTTCGGAGCCATAATCGATACAACCTGCCTCAAATGGGGATACAAGATGTGTGGTGGAAGAGGAGCATGCAGGATATATAACACTACAGCTTACAG GATAGTGTACCTGGGTCTGACACTTGGCTTGAGGACAGTCTCCTTCTTCTTTTGCATTTTATGCTTTGCTCTCCTCAAAAGACATGTtaagagggaggagaaaaatgCTCTGACCAATGGGAGTGCAGAGCTGGAATCACTTAAGAAAGAGGAGAACAGTTCCATACAATGTGAACAGTTTACACTGGCCTCAGACTGCAGCCCTGACAGAGAAACTCACTTGTGA
- the LOC113133549 gene encoding solute carrier organic anion transporter family member 1C1-like isoform X2, whose product MKTMDNTGAGSWTLDNNPSSSAVKNSCHPNLKVFLAALSFAYFAKALSGSYMKSTITQLERRFDIPSYLIGIIDGSFEIGNLLVIAFVSYFGAKLHRPKIIAIGCILMSFGTFLIAMPHFIIGRYKIETSVRASMNSTNSLSPCPASSPESNRAGCERESSISMWIYVFLGNVLRGIGETPVQPLGISYIDDYTQSENTALYIGCVQTISIIGPVFGYLLGSLCAKIYVDIGYVDMETVTITPADARWVGAWWLGYLITGAISLMSAVPFWFLPKSLPMPVDKHDTSCIPEQTRFIKDSPTMEHKFRPEEPANLHQMAKDFVPTLKNLLGNPVYILYLCVTIIQFNSLIGMVTYKPKYIEQHYGQSASKANFLMGMINIPAVALGMFSGGVVMKKYKLGVMGAAKFAFGTSLLGYFLSLFFLAMGCENSKVAGITVSYTGVEGLSYQERSLLSDCNSGCLCSKKEWDPVCGENGITYVSPCLAGCTSSSGSGRNTVFDNCRCVALADTHTGNLTATLGQCPTRDSCDNIFPYFLALSVLSSFIISLGGTPGFVLLIRCIKPELKSLALGIHTLATRTLAGIPAPIYFGAIIDTTCLKWGYKMCGGRGACRIYNTTAYRIVYLGLTLGLRTVSFFFCILCFALLKRHVKREEKNALTNGSAELESLKKEENSSIQCEQFTLASDCSPDRETHL is encoded by the exons ATGAAGACAATGGATAACACAGGCGCAGGCAGCTGGACTTTGGACAACAacccttcttcctctgcagtgaAAAACTCCTGCCATCCAAATCTAAAG GTGTTCCTTGCAGCCTTGTCCTTTGCCTATTTTGCCAAGGCTTTATCTGGCAGCTACATGAAGAGCACAATCACACAACTAGAAAGACGATTTGACATCCCTAGTTATCTGATCGGCATTATAGATGGGAGCTTTGAAATAG GGAATTTGTTGGTGATTGCCTTTGTGAGCTATTTTGGTGCCAAACTCCATAGACCCAAGATCATAGCAATCGGATGTATTTTGATGTCTTTTGGGACTTTCTTGATTGCCATGCCGCATTTCATCATTGGCCG CTATAAGATTGAAACATCAGTTAGAGCTTCAATGAATTCAACCAATAGCCTCTCTCCATGTCCAGCAAGCTCACCTGAGTCCAACAGGGCAG GCTGTGAGCGGGAGTCCAGTATTTCAATGTGGATCTATGTGTTTCTGGGAAATGTCCTGCGTGGGATTGGAGAGACTCCAGTACAGCCTTTGGGAATTTCTTACATTGATGATTATACCCAGTCTGAGAATACTGCCCTATATATTG GTTGTGTTCAAACCATATCGATTATTGGCCCTGTCTTTGGGTACCTGCTGGGGTCACTCTGTGCCAAAATCTACGTTGACATTGGTTATGTGGACATGG AGACAGTGACTATTACCCCTGCAGATGCACGCTGGGTTGGGGCATGGTGGCTCGGATACCTCATTACCGGTGCCATTAGTCTCATGTCTGCTGTTCCTTTCTGGTTTCTACCCAAATCACTGCCAATGCCTGTGGATAAACATGATACCAGCTGCATCCCAGAGCAGACCCGGTTTATCAAAGATTCCCCAACCATGGAGCATAAGTTCAGACCCGAGGAGCCAGCTAATTTACATCAGATGGCCAAGG ATTTTGTGCCAACATTGAAGAATCTGCTTGGAAATCCTGTTTATATCCTCTACTTATGTGTGACAATCATTCAGTTCAATTCTCTCATTGGGATGGTCACGTACAAACCTAAATACATTGAGCAACACTATGGCCAGTCAGCATCAAAGGCCAATTTTCTCATGG GCATGATTAACATCCCAGCTGTGGCCCTTGGGATGTTCTCTGGAGGGGTTGTCATGAAGAAGTACAAGCTGGGTGTAATGGGAGCAGCTAAATTTGCCTTTGGGACATCCCTGCTGGGCTACTTTCTGTCACTCTTTTTCTTAGCCATGGGATGTGAGAACTCCAAGGTGGCAGGCATCACTGTTTCATACACTGG AGTGGAAGGCTTGTCTTATCAGGAACGTTCTCTCTTGTCCGACTGTAATTCGGGTTGCTTGTGCTCAAAAAAAGAGTGGGATCCAGTGTGCGGAGAGAATGGGATCACCTATGTATCCCCTTGCTTGGCTGGATGCACTTCCTCCTCTGGATCTGGCAGAAACACG GTGTTTGACAATTGCAGGTGTGTGGCACTGGCTGACACCCATACAGGAAACCTGACGGCTACTTTGGGCCAGTGTCCAACCAGGGACAGCTGTGACAacatttttccatatttcctgGCTCTCTCTGTCCTCAGTTCCTTCATCATCTCTCTCGGAGGAACACCTGGCTTTGTGCTGCTCATCAG GTGCATTAAACCTGAGCTGAAATCCCTTGCACTCGGAATCCACACGTTAGCCACTCGCACACTTG CTGGAATACCGGCCCCTATATACTTCGGAGCCATAATCGATACAACCTGCCTCAAATGGGGATACAAGATGTGTGGTGGAAGAGGAGCATGCAGGATATATAACACTACAGCTTACAG GATAGTGTACCTGGGTCTGACACTTGGCTTGAGGACAGTCTCCTTCTTCTTTTGCATTTTATGCTTTGCTCTCCTCAAAAGACATGTtaagagggaggagaaaaatgCTCTGACCAATGGGAGTGCAGAGCTGGAATCACTTAAGAAAGAGGAGAACAGTTCCATACAATGTGAACAGTTTACACTGGCCTCAGACTGCAGCCCTGACAGAGAAACTCACTTGTGA